The Flavobacterium praedii genome window below encodes:
- a CDS encoding amidophosphoribosyltransferase, which yields MSDALKHECGIALVRLLKPLEFYKEKYGTAFYGIQKMYLMMEKQHNRGQDGAGFASIKMDVEPGERYISRVRSNHAQPIQDVFKQINDRINEEMLAHPEYADDVPKLKANIPYIGELFLGHVRYGTFGKNSIESVHPFLRQSNWMHRNLILAGNFNMTNVKELFQNLVELGQHPKEMADTVTVMEKIGHFLDKEVMQLYQDCKTEGLSKREASPVIAERLDVAKILTRSSKNLDGGYAMAGLLGHGDAFVFRDPAGIRPAYYYQDDEIVVVASERPVIQTVFNVPFDKVKEVEPGSALIIKKNGDVSMKEILTPTVKKACSFERIYFSRGSDAEIYQERKKLGKLILPAVLESIDNDTDNTVFSYIPNTAETSFYGLVEAAQDFLNQRKKNYILENKEVLNADSLEKLLSVKIRTEKVAIKDAKLRTFITEDSSRDDLVAHVYDVTYGVIKPSDNLVIIDDSIVRGTTLKMSIIKMMDRLNPKRIVIVSSAPQIRFPDCYGIDMAKLEGLVAFKAALELLRERNLYHIVDEVYAKCKAQENYNDSDVVNYVTAIYEPFSAQEVSDKIAEMLSSPEIKAEVKIIFQTVEDLHIACPKNLGDWYFTGNYPTPGGNRVVNRAFMNFYEGKDARAY from the coding sequence ATGAGCGACGCTTTAAAACACGAATGTGGGATAGCTTTAGTTAGACTTTTAAAACCTCTTGAATTCTATAAAGAAAAGTACGGCACTGCATTTTATGGTATCCAAAAAATGTATTTAATGATGGAGAAACAGCACAACCGTGGTCAAGATGGTGCTGGTTTTGCAAGTATAAAAATGGATGTAGAACCTGGTGAAAGATACATTAGTCGTGTACGATCCAATCATGCTCAGCCCATTCAAGATGTTTTTAAACAAATCAATGATCGTATAAATGAAGAAATGCTGGCTCATCCTGAATATGCAGATGATGTGCCAAAATTGAAGGCAAATATTCCATATATTGGAGAACTGTTCTTAGGCCACGTCCGTTATGGTACTTTTGGTAAAAACAGTATCGAAAGTGTTCATCCTTTTTTGCGTCAAAGCAATTGGATGCATCGAAATCTAATTTTGGCTGGAAATTTTAACATGACTAATGTTAAAGAGCTTTTTCAAAACCTTGTAGAATTAGGACAGCATCCCAAGGAAATGGCGGATACCGTTACAGTTATGGAAAAAATTGGTCATTTTTTGGACAAAGAAGTGATGCAATTGTACCAGGATTGTAAAACGGAGGGGCTGTCAAAAAGAGAAGCTTCGCCTGTTATTGCTGAACGATTGGATGTTGCCAAAATTTTAACCCGTTCTTCAAAAAATTTAGACGGAGGATATGCTATGGCTGGTCTTTTAGGGCATGGCGATGCGTTTGTGTTTAGAGATCCTGCAGGTATTCGACCAGCATATTATTATCAAGATGATGAAATTGTAGTAGTAGCATCCGAACGCCCTGTGATTCAAACTGTTTTCAATGTTCCTTTTGATAAAGTTAAGGAAGTAGAACCAGGTAGCGCTTTGATTATCAAAAAAAACGGAGACGTTTCTATGAAAGAAATCCTTACTCCTACTGTAAAAAAAGCGTGTTCTTTTGAACGCATCTATTTTTCTAGAGGAAGTGATGCCGAAATTTATCAAGAAAGAAAAAAATTAGGAAAACTTATTTTGCCAGCCGTTTTAGAATCGATAGATAATGATACTGATAATACCGTTTTCTCTTATATTCCAAATACAGCTGAAACTTCTTTTTACGGTTTAGTTGAAGCTGCTCAAGATTTTTTGAACCAAAGAAAGAAAAATTATATTCTTGAAAACAAGGAGGTACTGAATGCGGATTCTTTAGAAAAATTATTGTCTGTAAAAATCAGAACGGAAAAAGTAGCCATAAAAGATGCGAAATTAAGAACTTTTATCACCGAGGATAGTAGTAGAGATGATTTAGTGGCGCACGTCTATGATGTGACTTATGGAGTTATAAAGCCATCAGATAACCTTGTTATAATTGATGATAGTATTGTAAGAGGAACTACTCTTAAAATGAGTATTATCAAAATGATGGATCGTTTGAATCCTAAACGAATTGTTATTGTTTCTTCTGCTCCTCAAATCCGTTTTCCAGATTGTTACGGAATTGATATGGCAAAACTAGAAGGACTGGTAGCTTTTAAAGCAGCTTTAGAATTATTAAGAGAGCGAAATTTGTATCACATTGTAGACGAAGTATATGCAAAATGCAAAGCACAAGAGAACTACAATGATTCTGATGTTGTAAATTATGTTACCGCTATATACGAACCTTTTTCAGCTCAAGAAGTTTCGGATAAAATAGCTGAAATGCTTAGTTCTCCAGAAATTAAAGCAGAAGTGAAAATTATATTCCAAACGGTAGAGGATTTACATATTGCATGTCCAAAAAATCTTGGCGATTGGTATTTTACTGGAAATTATCCAACACCAGGAGGGAATCGTGTAGTAAATAGAGCTTTCATGAATTTCTATGAAGGCAAAGACGCAAGAGCATATTAA
- a CDS encoding superoxide dismutase, with translation MAFELPQLPYAYDALEPHIDARTMEIHYTKHHNAYTTNLNAAIAGTDLEGKTIENILINLDKTNAAVRNNGGGFYNHNLFWTVMSPNGGGLPTGELLDAIESSFGTFEEFKAKFSKAGATQFGSGWAWLCVQKGGKLEVCGTPNQDNPLMPENGCGGTPILAMDVWEHAYYLHYQNRRPDYIEAFFNVINWTEVARRFALEK, from the coding sequence ATGGCTTTTGAATTACCACAATTACCTTATGCGTATGACGCATTAGAACCTCATATTGATGCTCGTACAATGGAAATTCACTATACAAAACATCACAATGCGTATACCACCAATTTGAATGCAGCTATTGCTGGAACTGATTTGGAAGGAAAAACGATTGAAAACATTTTAATTAACCTAGATAAAACGAATGCAGCGGTTCGTAACAATGGTGGTGGATTTTACAATCACAATTTGTTTTGGACAGTAATGTCGCCAAATGGTGGAGGTTTGCCTACTGGTGAATTGTTAGACGCTATTGAAAGTTCTTTTGGTACTTTTGAAGAATTTAAAGCGAAATTTTCGAAGGCTGGTGCAACACAATTTGGTTCTGGATGGGCATGGTTGTGTGTACAAAAAGGAGGTAAACTTGAAGTTTGCGGAACTCCAAATCAAGACAATCCCTTGATGCCAGAAAATGGATGTGGAGGGACTCCAATTCTTGCTATGGACGTTTGGGAACATGCTTATTACTTGCATTACCAAAACAGAAGACCGGATTATATTGAAGCATTTTTTAATGTAATTAACTGGACTGAAGTGGCTAGACGTTTTGCTTTAGAAAAATAA
- a CDS encoding UvrD-helicase domain-containing protein: protein MERPSFAIYDASAGSGKTYALVKEYLKIILTANKNDAYRNILAITFTNKAVHEMKSRIVGSLSEFAKDEPNAKALELMQDLAIDTALSILQIKTKSQQIIKHIIHNYAAFDISTIDKFTHKVIRAFAHDLGLPMTFEVTLDTENLLIEAVDAIIAQAGEDETLTKLLIDFTMEKTDDDKSWDISREILETGKLVLNENSRNEIVHFHDKSISDFIAVKEKLVKVCATLEKENATLAVTSLSLIDKNGIDLKSFSRGTFPNHLQSIADEKFNPKNKMFREFEDIAINKTAKDRALIENIIPELLQTLAEIYKNFEKRNFYKAFLKNITPLSLLNTVSNELAKIQNEQNVLSITEFNAIIHREIQNQPAPFIYERLGERYRHFFIDEFQDTSEMQWQNLIPLIDNALSGQDDSGQKGTLMIVGDPKQSIYRWRGGKAEQFIELSKDQNPFNNPDKKLEHLDKNYRSFSQVIEFNNDFFQLLSNEFNNADYKDLYENHSHQKINNKVGGYVNISFLPEIETSDEDEESLDKADLYVLATLETIKKVTNEGFEYKDIVILTRKRSQGIAVANYLTEQSIPLLSSETLMIQNATEVRLIIHILKYLKNSSDLESKANFLQYLAQHKQKELPIHDFIAKGMELKEELAFEQWLENCNIELSFQNIRKKSLYEAVEIIVSKFLASPAPEGGATKIEEMLTSSLSAPPSGAGGACGGAYVQYFLDIVLERDVRNQAGISDFLNYWDKNSEKFSIPSPEGTNAVRIMTIHKSKGLEFPVVIMPFAEEDYNRKPKDKLWLNSEEQDFDMPKVLVDNSSAIEEFGSEASAVYNLKKQEELLDNINVLYVALTRAEEQLYIISQNLKPRKDGEYPSNMASFFIKYLIQQGPYDENQLEYPFGNPAKLSAKEKHIDTTKNIPVVLEVLNPKNIKIAQKEALMWGTHQQEAIEFGNVIHEILSFVATKKDVEQAINRALESGLISALQKEIVYNAIIEIVNHQDLGMHFAEGNEVLNEKTIIQKEGGTIKPDRIVFNKAKEVFLLDYKTGLSSPKYKFQLDNYQMAIEKMGYKVVKKALVYIGTEIDVVHL from the coding sequence ATGGAAAGACCTTCTTTCGCCATATACGATGCTTCCGCAGGTTCGGGAAAAACATACGCTCTTGTCAAAGAATACCTCAAAATTATTCTTACGGCAAACAAGAACGACGCTTACCGAAATATCCTTGCCATTACGTTTACCAACAAAGCGGTGCACGAAATGAAAAGCCGAATTGTAGGTAGTTTGTCCGAATTTGCCAAAGACGAACCCAATGCCAAAGCGTTGGAATTAATGCAGGATTTGGCAATAGATACGGCACTTTCAATCCTTCAAATTAAAACCAAATCCCAGCAAATCATCAAGCATATTATTCATAATTATGCTGCTTTTGATATATCCACGATTGATAAATTTACGCACAAAGTTATCCGCGCATTCGCACACGATTTAGGATTGCCCATGACTTTTGAGGTGACTTTGGATACCGAAAACCTTTTAATTGAAGCCGTAGATGCGATCATTGCACAAGCAGGTGAAGACGAAACTCTAACCAAATTGCTCATCGATTTCACGATGGAAAAAACCGATGATGATAAATCTTGGGACATCTCTCGCGAAATTCTGGAAACGGGAAAATTAGTGCTGAATGAAAATAGCCGAAACGAGATTGTCCATTTTCACGACAAATCGATCAGTGATTTTATAGCTGTAAAAGAAAAATTAGTTAAGGTCTGTGCAACTTTAGAAAAAGAAAATGCAACCCTTGCCGTAACTTCGTTGTCATTAATTGATAAAAATGGAATTGATTTAAAATCTTTTTCCAGAGGAACTTTTCCCAATCATCTTCAAAGTATTGCTGATGAAAAGTTCAATCCGAAAAATAAAATGTTTAGGGAGTTCGAAGACATTGCTATCAATAAAACAGCCAAAGACCGCGCTTTAATAGAAAATATCATCCCTGAATTACTACAAACTCTTGCTGAAATTTACAAGAACTTCGAAAAGCGAAATTTCTATAAGGCGTTTTTAAAAAACATAACCCCCTTATCTTTATTAAATACGGTAAGTAATGAATTGGCAAAAATTCAAAATGAACAAAATGTGCTTTCGATAACGGAGTTCAATGCGATTATTCATCGCGAAATACAAAATCAGCCAGCTCCTTTTATATATGAACGATTGGGCGAGCGCTACCGTCACTTTTTTATTGACGAATTTCAAGACACTTCCGAAATGCAATGGCAAAATCTGATTCCGCTTATTGATAATGCACTTTCGGGTCAAGATGATTCGGGTCAAAAAGGAACTTTAATGATTGTGGGCGACCCAAAACAGTCCATTTACCGCTGGCGTGGCGGAAAAGCAGAACAGTTTATTGAGTTGAGCAAAGACCAAAATCCTTTTAACAATCCCGATAAAAAACTCGAACATTTAGACAAAAATTATAGAAGTTTTTCGCAGGTAATCGAATTCAACAATGATTTCTTTCAATTGTTGTCGAATGAGTTTAACAATGCAGATTATAAAGATTTATACGAAAATCACAGCCATCAAAAGATAAATAATAAGGTAGGTGGTTATGTGAATATTTCTTTTTTGCCAGAAATTGAAACTTCAGATGAAGATGAAGAATCTCTAGATAAAGCCGATTTGTATGTTTTGGCTACTTTAGAGACCATTAAAAAAGTAACTAATGAAGGATTTGAATATAAAGATATTGTAATTCTAACTCGCAAAAGAAGTCAGGGAATTGCGGTTGCCAATTATTTAACGGAGCAAAGCATTCCGCTTTTGTCCTCCGAAACATTAATGATTCAAAACGCCACCGAAGTCCGATTGATTATTCATATTTTAAAATATTTAAAAAACAGTTCCGATTTAGAATCAAAGGCTAACTTTTTGCAATATTTGGCACAACACAAACAAAAGGAATTGCCTATTCATGACTTTATAGCCAAAGGAATGGAATTGAAAGAGGAACTGGCTTTTGAACAATGGTTGGAGAACTGCAATATTGAGCTTTCTTTTCAAAATATTAGAAAAAAATCATTGTATGAAGCGGTTGAGATTATTGTTTCAAAATTCCTAGCCTCCCCCGCACCCGAAGGGGGAGCTACTAAGATTGAGGAAATGCTTACGTCTAGTTTGTCAGCTCCCCCTTCGGGGGCGGGGGGGGCTTGTGGTGGGGCTTATGTTCAGTATTTTCTAGACATTGTTCTAGAACGCGATGTTCGTAATCAAGCAGGAATTTCAGATTTTCTCAATTATTGGGATAAAAACTCGGAGAAATTTAGTATTCCTTCTCCCGAAGGAACAAATGCGGTTCGAATAATGACCATTCATAAATCAAAAGGATTAGAATTTCCGGTGGTTATCATGCCTTTTGCCGAAGAAGATTACAACAGAAAACCAAAAGATAAATTATGGTTGAACTCGGAAGAGCAAGATTTTGATATGCCGAAAGTGCTAGTGGATAACAGTAGCGCTATTGAGGAATTTGGTTCAGAAGCTTCAGCGGTTTATAATTTAAAGAAACAAGAGGAATTGTTGGATAATATTAATGTGTTGTATGTGGCTTTGACCCGAGCTGAAGAGCAATTGTATATAATCTCTCAAAATCTAAAGCCAAGAAAAGATGGTGAATATCCAAGCAATATGGCTTCTTTTTTTATAAAATATTTGATTCAACAAGGACCTTACGATGAAAATCAATTGGAATATCCTTTTGGAAATCCTGCAAAGTTGTCTGCTAAAGAAAAACATATTGATACGACCAAGAATATCCCAGTTGTTTTGGAGGTATTGAATCCTAAAAATATAAAAATAGCACAAAAGGAAGCATTAATGTGGGGAACGCATCAGCAGGAAGCAATCGAATTTGGTAATGTAATTCACGAAATTCTTTCTTTTGTAGCGACAAAAAAGGATGTAGAACAAGCTATAAATAGAGCGCTAGAAAGTGGATTAATTTCGGCACTTCAAAAAGAAATTGTTTACAATGCTATAATTGAAATAGTAAATCATCAAGATTTAGGAATGCATTTTGCTGAAGGGAACGAGGTTTTGAATGAAAAAACGATTATTCAAAAAGAAGGAGGAACAATAAAACCGGACCGAATAGTGTTTAATAAAGCCAAAGAGGTTTTTTTATTGGATTATAAAACTGGGCTTTCTAGTCCAAAGTATAAATTTCAATTGGATAATTATCAAATGGCTATTGAGAAGATGGGCTACAAAGTGGTAAAAAAAGCTTTGGTATATATAGGAACCGAAATCGATGTAGTACATTTGTAA
- the kbl gene encoding glycine C-acetyltransferase, producing the protein MYGKIQQHLQSELRTIEENGIFKKERIITSPQGAEITISTGETVLNFCANNYLGLSSHPEVVQAAKDAMDTHGFGMSSVRFICGTQDIHKTLEKKIADFYGTEDTILYAAAFDANGGVFEPLFGENDAIISDSLNHASIIDGVRLCKAARYRYENSNMQDLEQQLIKANEAGARFKIIVTDGVFSMDGVVAPLDKICDLADKYDALVMVDECHAAGFIGATGKGTLEAKGVMGRVDIITGTLGKALGGAMGGYTTAKKEIIELLRQRSRPYLFSNSLAPAIVGASIKVFELLEKDTSLRDQLEWNTNYFKAGMKEAGFDIVEGDSAIVPVMLYDAKLAQNMANELLKEGVYVIGFFFPVVPKDKARIRVQLSAAHTKQHLDKAISAFVTVGKRLAVI; encoded by the coding sequence ATGTACGGTAAAATTCAACAACATTTACAATCTGAACTTCGAACTATTGAAGAAAACGGAATTTTCAAAAAAGAAAGAATAATTACTTCACCACAAGGAGCTGAAATCACTATTTCAACGGGAGAAACAGTTTTAAATTTTTGTGCCAATAATTATTTGGGACTTTCTTCACATCCAGAAGTAGTTCAGGCGGCCAAAGACGCTATGGATACTCATGGTTTCGGAATGTCATCGGTACGTTTCATTTGCGGAACTCAGGATATTCATAAAACCTTAGAAAAAAAGATAGCCGATTTTTACGGAACAGAAGATACTATATTATATGCTGCAGCTTTTGACGCCAATGGAGGCGTTTTTGAGCCTTTATTTGGAGAAAATGACGCCATTATATCGGATAGTTTAAATCATGCTTCTATTATAGACGGTGTTCGTTTGTGTAAAGCAGCTCGTTATCGCTATGAAAATAGCAATATGCAAGATTTAGAGCAGCAACTAATTAAAGCAAATGAGGCAGGAGCTCGTTTTAAAATAATAGTAACTGACGGTGTTTTCTCTATGGATGGAGTTGTAGCGCCATTAGATAAAATATGTGATCTTGCAGATAAGTATGATGCTTTAGTTATGGTGGATGAATGCCATGCTGCGGGATTTATAGGTGCTACAGGCAAAGGAACACTTGAAGCCAAAGGAGTTATGGGGCGTGTCGATATCATTACGGGGACACTAGGAAAAGCATTAGGAGGAGCAATGGGAGGTTATACTACCGCTAAAAAAGAAATAATTGAATTGTTACGTCAGCGTTCTAGACCTTATTTATTTTCGAATTCGTTGGCTCCGGCTATTGTAGGTGCATCTATTAAGGTTTTTGAATTGCTAGAAAAGGATACATCACTTAGAGATCAATTGGAATGGAATACTAATTATTTTAAAGCAGGGATGAAAGAGGCTGGTTTTGATATCGTAGAAGGAGATTCCGCAATCGTACCAGTTATGTTATATGATGCGAAATTAGCTCAAAATATGGCTAATGAGTTGTTGAAAGAAGGAGTTTATGTTATTGGTTTCTTTTTCCCAGTGGTGCCAAAGGATAAGGCTAGAATAAGAGTACAGTTATCAGCAGCTCACACAAAACAACATTTAGATAAGGCAATTAGTGCATTTGTAACTGTAGGCAAGAGACTTGCTGTAATATAA
- a CDS encoding OmpA family protein, with product MKHLNKLLVAGMMVMGLSSQAQDSNNKWAIGFGVNAIDYRSSAGGDFMSHFDQPFKVSDNWNILPSVSYINVSRYVGSGFIVGVTGSINQVDKFVVPVPGRTPNGPSDFIAVNPGDLMYYGVDATLTYSFMELLKSKVIEPTLSVGGGYTFLGDESYGTVNPGVGLNFWFTENVGLSLLGVYKKSFGDRQYAGTNTPDAPSYTQYSAGLVFKFGAKDTDGDGIYDRDDACPEVAGLKQFNGCPDTDSDGITDASDKCPTIAGPAEFQGCPDTDGDGVADPDDACPTVAGLKQFQGCPDTDGDGITDASDKCPTVAGPASNNGCPLPLDADKDGVPDTEDDCPILAGPASNKGCPEVTEEVVKELRVQARSIFFVTGKATLDAAKPATATSLDAIKEILKNYPNARFEVNGHTDNVGKPAMNKKLSEARAKAVVDALVSRGINPANLTAQGFGDTKPVASNKTAKGKAANRRTEIVYVGGPSGMKVNP from the coding sequence ATGAAACATCTTAACAAACTTTTAGTTGCTGGTATGATGGTGATGGGATTAAGCTCTCAGGCACAAGACAGTAACAATAAATGGGCTATCGGTTTCGGAGTAAACGCGATTGACTACAGATCTAGTGCTGGAGGTGACTTTATGAGTCATTTTGATCAGCCATTTAAAGTAAGCGACAACTGGAATATTCTTCCTTCAGTTTCTTACATCAACGTTTCAAGATACGTAGGAAGTGGTTTTATCGTGGGAGTTACAGGTTCTATCAACCAAGTAGATAAATTTGTTGTTCCAGTTCCTGGGCGTACACCAAATGGACCTAGTGATTTTATAGCTGTAAATCCTGGAGACTTAATGTACTACGGAGTAGATGCTACACTTACTTATAGTTTCATGGAATTATTAAAATCTAAAGTAATTGAGCCTACATTAAGTGTTGGTGGAGGTTATACTTTCTTAGGTGACGAAAGTTACGGAACTGTAAACCCAGGAGTTGGATTAAACTTTTGGTTTACTGAAAATGTAGGTCTTTCTTTATTAGGAGTTTACAAAAAATCTTTTGGAGACAGACAATATGCTGGTACAAATACTCCTGATGCTCCATCTTACACTCAATATTCTGCAGGACTTGTTTTCAAGTTTGGTGCTAAAGATACTGATGGTGATGGAATCTATGATAGAGATGACGCTTGTCCAGAAGTGGCAGGTTTAAAACAATTCAATGGTTGTCCTGACACAGATTCTGATGGTATTACAGATGCTTCAGATAAATGTCCTACAATTGCTGGTCCAGCTGAATTTCAAGGATGTCCTGATACAGACGGTGACGGTGTAGCAGATCCTGATGATGCTTGTCCTACTGTTGCAGGTTTGAAACAATTCCAAGGTTGTCCTGATACTGACGGAGATGGTATTACTGACGCTTCTGACAAATGTCCTACAGTAGCTGGTCCTGCTAGCAATAATGGATGTCCTCTTCCATTAGATGCTGATAAAGATGGTGTACCTGATACAGAGGATGATTGTCCTATCCTAGCTGGTCCTGCAAGCAACAAAGGTTGTCCTGAAGTAACTGAAGAAGTAGTTAAAGAATTAAGAGTTCAAGCTAGATCAATTTTCTTTGTAACTGGTAAAGCTACTTTAGATGCTGCTAAACCTGCAACTGCAACTAGTTTGGATGCTATCAAAGAAATTTTGAAAAACTATCCTAATGCTAGATTTGAAGTTAATGGACATACTGACAATGTTGGTAAACCAGCAATGAACAAAAAACTTTCTGAAGCTAGAGCAAAAGCAGTTGTTGATGCTTTAGTATCAAGAGGAATTAATCCAGCTAACTTGACTGCACAAGGTTTCGGAGATACTAAACCAGTAGCTTCAAACAAAACAGCAAAAGGAAAAGCTGCAAATAGAAGAACTGAAATTGTATATGTTGGTGGACCTTCTGGAATGAAAGTAAACCCATAA